A genomic window from Luteolibacter sp. LG18 includes:
- a CDS encoding glucose-6-phosphate dehydrogenase assembly protein OpcA, which translates to MSTLSMDPELGQEVPVASIDKELRKLWEADEARTNASLINLVTCSEETGSLRKNSAIIRHLTQEHACRAILVEFDRTVAEPSIRAWITAHCHLSEGKKSVCCEQIAFQFTGRVTGRFRNTVFAHLNSDLPLVFWWQGELTEVFTERLSSVIDRLVIDSAPWADPVVSFARLREAVEHSGDNLVVQDLAWTRTWQFRLSVAALFDEPVALDALAAITSARIVHHPAHRSSALQLLAWIAVQAGWRTGRELDLVVERRAGASQSFSFESPSGNAITVTVEADESAAPLGLLELSSPQATVRVSREAGESHLIREITVNGVTRSALGPADPDDDALLVGDQLSRGGKNSLYRKVVPRFLELLGS; encoded by the coding sequence ATGTCCACTCTCTCCATGGATCCCGAACTGGGACAGGAAGTGCCCGTCGCTTCTATCGACAAGGAGCTGCGCAAGCTCTGGGAGGCGGATGAGGCGCGCACCAACGCCTCCCTGATCAATCTCGTCACCTGCTCCGAGGAAACCGGCTCGCTGCGGAAAAACTCCGCGATCATCCGCCACCTCACCCAGGAGCACGCCTGCCGCGCCATCCTGGTCGAGTTCGACCGCACGGTCGCCGAGCCGTCGATCCGCGCCTGGATCACCGCCCACTGCCATCTTTCCGAAGGGAAAAAGTCGGTGTGCTGTGAGCAGATCGCCTTCCAGTTCACCGGCCGCGTCACCGGCCGTTTCCGGAACACCGTCTTCGCCCACCTCAATAGCGACCTACCGCTGGTGTTCTGGTGGCAGGGTGAGCTCACCGAGGTCTTCACCGAGCGCCTTTCCAGCGTGATCGACCGCCTCGTGATCGACAGCGCGCCGTGGGCCGACCCGGTCGTCTCGTTCGCCCGCCTGCGGGAAGCCGTGGAGCACTCCGGTGACAACCTCGTGGTTCAGGACCTGGCGTGGACCCGCACCTGGCAGTTCCGCCTGTCGGTGGCCGCCCTTTTCGACGAGCCGGTGGCGCTCGACGCCCTCGCCGCGATTACCTCCGCCCGGATCGTCCATCACCCGGCGCACCGTTCCTCCGCCCTCCAGCTTCTGGCTTGGATCGCGGTGCAGGCGGGCTGGCGCACGGGTCGGGAACTCGATCTGGTCGTGGAGCGCCGTGCCGGTGCCAGCCAGTCGTTCTCGTTCGAATCGCCCTCCGGAAACGCCATCACGGTGACCGTGGAGGCGGATGAATCCGCCGCTCCGCTCGGCTTGCTGGAGCTGTCCTCGCCGCAGGCGACGGTCCGCGTGTCCCGTGAGGCCGGTGAGAGCCACCTGATCCGCGAGATCACCGTCAATGGCGTGACCCGCTCCGCGCTCGGCCCGGCCGATCCGGACGACGATGCCTTGCTCGTGGGCGACCAGCTCTCCCGCGGCGGCAAGAATTCGCTCTACCGCAAGGTGGTGCCACGCTTCCTGGAACTCCTTGGCAGTTGA
- a CDS encoding flavodoxin domain-containing protein: MTIPVIPEDAPFTPEQRAWLNDFLGKFLSGAGAPSGPSVPVTVLFGSQTGNAEGLAKKLVKTLKKGNFEPEIHDIGAYDRSRLTGEKNVLVITSTYGDGEPPDNAADFHGWILGDSAPRLEGVSFSVLALGDTNYPDFCKCGIQFDTRFEQLGAKRLFPRVDSDVDYDAPFKQWSDGVIGVLAPAGGVAPVNGAPAAEIEAGYSKKNPFPSAILQNFNLNGAGEKETHHIAFSLDGSGLEYEVGDALGVYPRNPEPVVDEILASLPFKGGNVSLSDGSEVTLREALIEHYDIGTLNKSIVQKWQARSGSPFLRSLVEADDKKAWDDFCWGRDLIDLVVDHPADFTDAEEFVSVLKKLQPRLYSIASSPKAHPGEVHLCVGIVRYNSYGRKRGGICSTFLSDRSKGLQPGVFVHSNNAFRLPANGETPVIMVGPGTGIAPFRAFLEERKATNAKGANWLFFGNPYSATDFLYEGELKAYQQDGTLGRLDVAWSRDQKEKVYVQNLMVQHGAELWQWFQNGAAFYVCGDATRMAKDVDAALHTVAEQHGGLSKEEAAAFVSQLKKDKRYLRDVY; the protein is encoded by the coding sequence ATGACCATCCCAGTGATTCCCGAAGACGCCCCATTCACGCCCGAACAGCGCGCGTGGCTGAACGACTTCCTCGGCAAGTTCCTTTCCGGTGCCGGCGCCCCGAGCGGTCCGTCCGTGCCCGTGACCGTGCTTTTCGGTTCCCAGACCGGCAACGCCGAAGGCCTCGCCAAGAAACTGGTCAAAACCCTCAAGAAGGGCAATTTCGAGCCGGAGATCCACGACATCGGCGCATACGACCGCAGCCGCCTGACCGGTGAAAAGAACGTCCTGGTCATCACCTCGACCTACGGGGACGGCGAGCCGCCGGACAATGCCGCGGATTTCCACGGCTGGATCCTCGGCGACAGCGCCCCGCGCCTGGAGGGTGTCAGTTTCTCGGTGCTCGCGCTCGGCGACACCAACTACCCGGACTTCTGCAAATGCGGCATCCAGTTCGACACCCGCTTCGAGCAGCTTGGTGCCAAGCGCTTGTTCCCGCGCGTCGACAGCGATGTCGACTATGACGCGCCTTTCAAGCAGTGGTCGGATGGCGTGATCGGCGTGCTGGCCCCGGCCGGTGGCGTCGCCCCGGTGAATGGCGCTCCCGCCGCCGAGATCGAAGCCGGTTACTCGAAGAAGAATCCCTTCCCGTCCGCGATCCTCCAGAATTTCAACCTCAACGGTGCCGGTGAGAAGGAAACGCACCACATCGCGTTCTCGCTCGATGGCTCCGGCCTCGAATACGAGGTCGGCGATGCCCTCGGCGTCTATCCGCGCAACCCGGAGCCGGTGGTGGACGAGATCCTCGCCAGCCTGCCGTTCAAGGGGGGCAACGTGTCCCTTTCCGATGGCAGCGAGGTCACCCTCCGCGAGGCGCTGATCGAGCACTACGACATCGGCACGCTCAACAAGTCGATCGTCCAGAAGTGGCAGGCCCGCAGCGGTTCGCCGTTCCTGCGCTCGCTGGTCGAGGCCGATGACAAGAAGGCCTGGGACGACTTCTGCTGGGGTCGCGACCTGATCGACCTCGTGGTCGACCACCCCGCCGACTTCACCGACGCCGAGGAATTCGTCTCGGTGCTCAAGAAGCTCCAGCCGCGCCTTTACTCGATCGCCTCCAGTCCGAAGGCCCATCCCGGCGAAGTTCACCTTTGCGTCGGCATCGTCCGCTACAACAGCTACGGCCGGAAGCGCGGTGGCATCTGCTCCACTTTCCTTTCCGACCGCTCGAAGGGCCTGCAGCCCGGCGTGTTCGTCCACTCGAACAATGCCTTCCGCCTGCCCGCAAACGGCGAGACCCCGGTCATCATGGTCGGCCCCGGCACCGGCATCGCGCCGTTCCGCGCCTTCCTCGAGGAGCGCAAGGCCACCAATGCCAAGGGCGCGAACTGGCTGTTCTTCGGCAATCCCTACAGCGCCACCGACTTCCTCTATGAAGGCGAACTGAAGGCCTACCAGCAGGACGGCACCCTCGGCCGCCTCGATGTGGCCTGGTCCCGCGACCAGAAGGAGAAGGTGTATGTCCAGAACCTGATGGTCCAGCACGGTGCCGAGCTCTGGCAGTGGTTCCAGAATGGCGCGGCCTTCTACGTTTGCGGCGATGCCACGCGCATGGCCAAGGATGTCGATGCCGCCCTCCACACCGTCGCCGAGCAACACGGTGGGCTTTCCAAGGAAGAGGCGGCGGCTTTTGTCAGCCAACTCAAGAAGGACAAGCGCTACCTGCGCGACGTCTATTGA
- a CDS encoding glycosyltransferase: protein MKDSPSAGTVPCGIDHRRPAPEAAGRMRIVHAANLQFDKDGAHLWNQDQKIHHGLVRLGHFVYPFSINDRARMLSPFGGKSLGKKPANRALIDTCRNVHPDLLVLGHAQYITAETLTEIRRILPDIRIGLWYVDPLWDEKATEHLRERLHVLDALFCSTGGALLEELARPNCPAAFIPTAVDLGIECHRAFETPEADYQHDFLFFGRDKGEPARRALLQELEHRLPDLKSGIYGCLDRPGIFGWEKEQIIRRSKLALNLSRRADVSLYSSSRIGELMGNGILTLTPRGAGLEELYGEDEIVYFEGTDELVDKIRHYATHPAERVAIARKGWERNHRDYSGTAVANFITALTTRDNAWKQVPWARHVYGL from the coding sequence GTGAAGGATTCGCCATCCGCTGGCACGGTGCCCTGCGGCATTGACCACCGCCGCCCCGCACCCGAAGCTGCGGGCCGCATGCGCATCGTCCACGCCGCCAACCTCCAGTTCGACAAGGATGGCGCCCATCTCTGGAACCAGGATCAGAAAATCCACCACGGCCTCGTCCGGCTGGGGCACTTCGTCTACCCGTTTTCGATCAACGACCGCGCCCGCATGCTCTCGCCCTTCGGCGGGAAATCGCTCGGCAAGAAGCCCGCGAACCGCGCGCTGATCGACACCTGCCGCAACGTCCACCCGGATCTCCTCGTCCTCGGGCACGCTCAATACATCACCGCCGAAACCCTCACCGAGATCCGCCGCATCCTGCCCGATATCCGCATCGGCCTGTGGTACGTGGACCCGCTGTGGGACGAAAAAGCGACCGAGCACCTGCGCGAGCGCCTGCACGTGCTCGACGCCCTCTTCTGCTCCACCGGCGGCGCGCTGCTGGAGGAACTCGCCCGCCCCAACTGCCCCGCCGCCTTCATTCCGACGGCGGTGGACCTGGGCATCGAGTGCCACCGCGCCTTCGAAACCCCGGAGGCCGATTACCAGCACGACTTCCTGTTCTTCGGCCGCGACAAGGGCGAACCCGCGCGCCGTGCCCTGCTCCAGGAGCTGGAACACCGCCTACCCGATCTCAAGAGCGGCATCTACGGTTGCCTCGACCGCCCCGGGATCTTCGGTTGGGAAAAGGAGCAGATCATCCGCCGCTCGAAGCTGGCGCTGAACCTCTCCCGCCGCGCCGATGTCTCGCTCTACTCGTCCTCACGCATCGGCGAGCTGATGGGCAATGGCATCCTCACCCTCACCCCGCGCGGCGCGGGCCTGGAGGAACTCTATGGCGAGGACGAAATCGTCTACTTCGAAGGCACCGACGAACTGGTGGACAAGATCCGCCACTACGCGACCCACCCGGCCGAACGCGTGGCCATCGCCCGCAAGGGTTGGGAACGCAACCACCGCGACTACAGCGGCACCGCGGTGGCGAACTTCATCACCGCGCTGACGACGCGGGACAACGCCTGGAAGCAAGTCCCCTGGGCCCGGCACGTCTACGGCCTCTGA
- a CDS encoding ExeM/NucH family extracellular endonuclease → MNPPPSSLRGDRSRASLLLALAASAGMLLPGLVHAQVSYAGGTYSQNFDTLPSTGTFTFSGAGPFALNAAPVSASGLSGWSFAKTAGTGANALFNVGTGSSNSGAVYSFGSAAGDRALGTLLSGAVESTIGVVLVNNTGATITSFDIAYTGEQWRQGGSSGNFDKLKFEYAVGGTSVVSGTFVPATALDFTGPIATATGGALDGNAAANRAAVSGTITGLNWAAGQTLVIRWTDLNISGSDCGLAVDDFSFTAGTGPVTPAVASTVPATGATAVSISSPLTVTFNTAVTVSNGGFTLTGSTSGTLAATVSGGPTTFTLTPASSLPYSETITLGVLATAVADQSTGTLHPAADATVSFTTENAPGAATPIHTVQGNGAASPLVGQPVVVAGIVTGFYLNSDGSRAGFYVQAADADADADPNTSEGVYVYANGSSAVTTVLGTLAIGDTISVSGTVREFSTLTELDTLTALSKTGTAPLPTAAAVTLPFASATALEKLEGMRVTLPQTLSVTNNYYLGRYGEFDVSSGGVLQQPTNVVAPGAPALAKQAANNLNLLTVDDGSAKEDPDTTPYLFGGGTPVQNTLRTGDTVAGLTGVITYLSATSYLLEPTVVPVFTRANPRLGPPSVGGSLKIVGANVLNFFNGDGAGGGFPTSRGATTAAELVRQRKHIVASLLQINADIYGLTEMENDGFGSASAVQDMVNALNAAAPSGTVYAFSNPGVSPIGTDEITCAFIYKTNTVAPVGAAVVNTAAIFNRPPLAQTFRQISTGEKLTVCVNHFKSKGSPPTSGVDTDQGDGQSAWNNRRTQQATTLASWLATNPTGDADPDILIVGDLNAYAKEDPITALKNAGYTNQIERFEGEGGYSYQFDAQFGHLDHALASPGLHTQITGAQSWHNNADEPVFLDYNTEYKSAFAQTVNDGDTPWRASDHDPVVIGVSLGGFGHWIAGYPQVGGLTGFRDDFDHDGIPNALENFFGTHPGVANGGLTLVSSTGTGCTFRHPRGGSVATDLSGSYEWSSNLSDWKASGASFGGATVVIGATPVSADTMEVTASVTGGSVQQLFLRVKVQAPDAQ, encoded by the coding sequence ATGAATCCTCCTCCTTCCTCCCTCCGCGGTGATCGATCCCGCGCCTCCCTCCTCCTGGCCCTGGCCGCATCCGCCGGGATGCTGCTGCCCGGCCTGGTCCACGCCCAGGTGTCCTACGCCGGGGGCACCTACAGCCAGAACTTCGACACGTTGCCGTCCACCGGCACGTTCACGTTCTCCGGTGCCGGTCCGTTCGCGTTGAACGCCGCGCCGGTGAGCGCCTCCGGCCTGAGCGGCTGGAGCTTCGCCAAGACCGCCGGAACCGGTGCGAACGCCCTGTTCAATGTCGGCACCGGCTCCAGCAACAGCGGTGCAGTGTATTCCTTCGGCTCGGCCGCGGGCGACCGCGCGCTCGGCACGCTGCTCAGCGGTGCCGTGGAATCCACCATCGGCGTGGTGCTGGTGAACAACACCGGTGCGACCATCACCTCCTTTGACATCGCCTACACCGGTGAGCAATGGCGGCAGGGCGGCAGCTCGGGCAACTTCGACAAACTGAAGTTCGAATACGCCGTCGGTGGTACCTCGGTGGTGTCCGGCACTTTCGTTCCCGCGACCGCGCTCGATTTCACCGGCCCGATCGCCACCGCCACCGGCGGGGCCCTCGATGGCAATGCCGCCGCGAACCGTGCCGCGGTGTCCGGAACCATCACCGGCCTCAATTGGGCCGCCGGGCAGACGCTCGTGATCCGTTGGACCGATCTCAACATCAGCGGTTCGGACTGCGGTCTCGCCGTGGATGACTTCAGCTTCACCGCGGGCACCGGCCCGGTGACCCCGGCGGTGGCCTCCACCGTGCCTGCCACCGGAGCGACCGCGGTCAGCATTTCCTCGCCGCTCACCGTGACCTTCAATACCGCGGTCACAGTGTCGAACGGCGGCTTCACCTTGACCGGCTCCACCAGTGGCACGCTCGCGGCGACGGTGAGCGGTGGTCCGACGACCTTCACCCTCACGCCGGCGTCCTCGCTGCCCTATAGCGAAACGATCACGCTCGGGGTGCTGGCCACCGCGGTCGCCGACCAGTCCACCGGCACGCTGCATCCGGCGGCCGACGCCACCGTGAGTTTCACCACCGAGAACGCTCCGGGGGCGGCCACGCCGATCCACACGGTGCAGGGCAATGGTGCCGCCAGTCCGTTGGTGGGCCAGCCGGTGGTCGTCGCCGGGATCGTGACGGGCTTCTATTTGAACAGCGATGGCTCCCGCGCCGGGTTCTACGTGCAAGCGGCGGATGCCGATGCCGACGCGGATCCGAACACGTCCGAGGGGGTGTATGTCTATGCGAACGGTTCGTCCGCCGTGACGACCGTGCTGGGGACCCTCGCCATCGGGGACACGATCAGCGTTTCCGGCACGGTGCGTGAGTTCAGCACGCTCACCGAGCTGGATACCCTCACCGCGCTCTCCAAGACCGGCACCGCTCCGCTGCCCACGGCGGCGGCGGTGACCCTGCCCTTCGCCAGCGCCACCGCCTTGGAGAAGCTCGAAGGCATGCGGGTGACGCTGCCGCAGACGCTCTCCGTGACGAACAACTACTACCTCGGCCGTTACGGCGAGTTCGACGTCTCCTCCGGCGGCGTGCTCCAGCAGCCGACCAACGTGGTGGCTCCGGGCGCGCCCGCGCTGGCCAAGCAGGCGGCGAACAACCTGAACCTGCTCACCGTGGACGATGGTTCCGCGAAGGAGGATCCGGACACCACGCCGTATCTCTTCGGCGGTGGCACGCCGGTGCAGAACACGCTGCGCACCGGCGACACGGTGGCCGGACTTACCGGGGTGATCACCTACCTCTCCGCGACGTCCTACCTGCTGGAACCCACCGTGGTCCCGGTGTTCACCCGCGCCAATCCGCGCCTCGGCCCACCGTCGGTCGGTGGCTCGCTGAAGATCGTCGGCGCGAACGTGCTGAACTTCTTCAATGGCGATGGCGCGGGCGGTGGTTTCCCGACCTCCCGCGGTGCCACCACGGCCGCCGAGCTGGTCCGCCAGCGCAAGCACATCGTCGCCTCGCTGCTCCAGATCAATGCCGATATCTACGGCCTCACCGAGATGGAGAACGACGGTTTCGGTTCCGCCAGCGCGGTGCAGGACATGGTGAATGCCCTCAATGCCGCGGCCCCGTCCGGTACCGTGTATGCCTTCTCGAATCCCGGTGTCTCGCCGATCGGCACGGATGAGATCACCTGCGCCTTCATCTACAAGACGAACACCGTGGCTCCGGTGGGCGCGGCGGTGGTGAATACGGCAGCGATTTTCAACCGCCCGCCGCTTGCCCAGACGTTCCGCCAGATCTCGACCGGCGAGAAACTCACCGTCTGCGTGAACCACTTCAAATCGAAGGGTAGCCCGCCGACCAGCGGCGTGGACACCGACCAGGGCGACGGCCAGAGCGCCTGGAACAACCGCCGCACCCAGCAGGCGACCACCCTCGCGAGCTGGTTGGCGACGAATCCGACCGGCGACGCCGATCCGGACATCCTGATCGTGGGCGATCTGAACGCCTATGCGAAGGAAGACCCGATCACCGCGCTGAAGAACGCCGGCTACACGAACCAGATCGAACGTTTCGAGGGCGAGGGCGGCTACTCCTACCAGTTCGACGCGCAGTTCGGCCACCTCGACCACGCGCTCGCCAGCCCAGGCCTGCACACCCAGATCACCGGTGCCCAGTCCTGGCACAACAACGCCGACGAGCCGGTGTTCCTCGACTACAACACCGAATACAAATCCGCCTTCGCGCAGACGGTGAACGACGGCGACACCCCGTGGCGTGCCTCGGACCACGACCCGGTGGTGATCGGCGTGAGCCTCGGTGGCTTCGGCCACTGGATCGCGGGTTATCCGCAGGTAGGTGGCCTGACGGGTTTCCGCGATGACTTCGACCACGATGGCATTCCGAACGCGCTGGAGAACTTCTTCGGCACCCATCCGGGCGTGGCCAACGGTGGATTGACCCTGGTGTCCTCCACCGGCACCGGTTGCACCTTTCGCCATCCGCGCGGAGGCTCGGTCGCGACCGATCTGAGCGGATCCTACGAGTGGTCCAGTAATTTGAGCGATTGGAAGGCCTCGGGCGCTTCCTTCGGCGGGGCCACGGTGGTGATCGGCGCGACCCCGGTGTCCGCGGACACGATGGAGGTGACGGCGAGCGTCACCGGCGGGAGTGTCCAGCAGTTGTTCCTCCGCGTGAAGGTTCAGGCGCCGGACGCGCAGTGA